In a genomic window of Temperatibacter marinus:
- a CDS encoding alpha/beta fold hydrolase, with protein MTSLLSIQTDSNVLVPLYENTIDHASDVILILPAMGVRASFYKALSNSFKEHQIANYILEQRGQGRSIEKPSRHSSFGYKDYILNDLMGAIEHIKHKHPKAKIHCIGHSLGGHMALTLKALKPCNFDNLILCASGSPYIGAFKGKQYYGGKFLCFIAPMLISILGYFPGQFVGFAGKEYPQLFRDWLNLARDDHFNFKGLNDNIEAQFKRIEGNILCFSFQEDDFAPITASLCFLDRLDLMEKKVVSVTSDDIGVKADHFSWAKSPEFIVSKVKQWLQETPN; from the coding sequence ATGACATCACTTCTATCCATTCAAACTGACAGTAACGTTCTAGTGCCTCTTTATGAAAACACTATTGACCACGCCAGCGATGTTATTCTTATTTTGCCCGCCATGGGCGTTAGAGCCTCTTTCTACAAAGCCCTATCCAATAGTTTTAAGGAACATCAGATAGCCAATTACATCCTTGAACAGCGAGGGCAGGGTAGAAGTATAGAAAAGCCCTCCAGACATAGTTCTTTTGGCTATAAAGACTATATTCTTAATGACCTCATGGGGGCGATAGAGCATATTAAACATAAGCATCCCAAAGCAAAAATTCACTGCATTGGGCATAGTTTAGGGGGACATATGGCTTTGACCTTAAAAGCTCTAAAACCCTGTAACTTTGACAATCTGATATTATGCGCTTCGGGATCACCATACATAGGGGCGTTTAAAGGAAAGCAATATTATGGTGGTAAATTTTTATGCTTCATTGCCCCCATGCTAATATCTATTCTTGGCTATTTTCCTGGCCAGTTTGTTGGATTTGCGGGTAAGGAATATCCACAGTTATTCAGGGACTGGCTTAACCTTGCTCGTGACGATCATTTTAATTTCAAAGGCTTAAATGACAATATAGAAGCACAGTTTAAAAGAATTGAAGGCAACATTTTGTGTTTTTCTTTTCAAGAAGATGACTTTGCACCAATAACAGCCTCCTTATGTTTCCTGGATCGACTCGATTTGATGGAAAAGAAAGTTGTTTCAGTTACTTCCGATGATATCGGCGTTAAGGCTGATCACTTTTCATGGGCAAAGTCTCCCGAATTTATAGTCTCTAAGGTTAAGCAATGGCTACAGGAAACACCGAATTAA
- the purL gene encoding phosphoribosylformylglycinamidine synthase subunit PurL, whose translation MDVNNIKITPEIVKEHGLTEEEYQRIVDAMGREPNYTELGIYSVMWSEHCSYKSSRFHLKKLPTKAPWVIQGPGENAGVIDIGDNQAAIFKMESHNHPSYIEPYQGAATGVGGILRDVFTMGARPVANMNALRFGEPSHPKTKHLVAGVVNGIGGYGNCVGVPTVGGETNFDASYNGNILVNAMTVGLADQDKIFYCAAAGVGNPVVYVGSKTGRDGIHGATMASAEFTEDSEEKRPTVQVGDPFTEKLLIEACLELMNTDAIIAIQDMGAAGLTSSSVEMASKGGVGFELNLDNVPQREENMTPYEMCLSESQERMLMVLKPGREEMAKAIFEKWELDFAVIGEITDTGKLTLTFGGEIVGDMPINSLVEDAPEYERPYVATEDRGYADVAAPADLQASVMKMLSSEHLCSRRWIWEQYDHMVMGDTIQRPGGDAAVVRVHGTEKALAISTDVTPRYCYANPVEGGRQAVAETWRNITAVGGTPLAITNCLNFGNPERPDIMGQFVGCLEGMGEACLALDYPIVSGNVSLYNETNGVGINPTPAIGGVGVMADSEKMATVAFKEEDQTILLIGETKDECGATLYQKYILGEDKGNPPHVNLVVERLHGDFVRSLIETEQTNTVHDLSDGGLIAALADMCVAGRLGAEVALEGDLDLHKMLFSETQARYLVAADNESAEIIRRNAEEAEIPVAVIGSTGGEALSVNGLEFTVQDLVSASENWFPEYMGPEAAE comes from the coding sequence ATGGACGTGAACAACATTAAAATTACTCCTGAGATTGTTAAGGAGCATGGTTTAACTGAAGAAGAGTATCAGCGGATTGTTGATGCTATGGGCCGTGAGCCAAATTATACCGAGCTTGGTATTTATTCTGTGATGTGGTCAGAGCATTGCTCTTACAAGTCTTCCCGATTTCATTTGAAAAAGTTACCAACAAAAGCTCCGTGGGTAATTCAAGGCCCCGGTGAGAATGCTGGTGTTATTGATATTGGGGACAATCAAGCCGCTATCTTTAAAATGGAATCTCACAATCACCCTTCCTACATTGAACCCTATCAAGGTGCTGCAACTGGGGTTGGTGGAATTCTACGTGATGTGTTTACAATGGGGGCACGCCCTGTAGCGAATATGAACGCTTTGCGCTTTGGCGAGCCGTCACATCCAAAAACTAAACATCTTGTTGCTGGAGTTGTGAATGGCATTGGCGGTTATGGTAACTGTGTAGGAGTTCCAACAGTTGGCGGAGAAACAAACTTTGATGCATCCTACAATGGCAATATCCTCGTCAATGCTATGACTGTCGGCTTGGCTGATCAAGACAAGATCTTTTATTGTGCGGCCGCTGGTGTTGGGAATCCTGTTGTTTACGTGGGGTCTAAAACTGGTCGTGATGGTATTCACGGTGCAACAATGGCATCAGCAGAATTTACTGAAGACAGCGAAGAGAAACGTCCAACAGTTCAAGTCGGGGACCCTTTTACAGAGAAATTGCTTATTGAAGCTTGTCTAGAGCTTATGAATACTGATGCAATTATTGCTATTCAAGATATGGGGGCAGCAGGACTGACCTCTTCGTCAGTCGAAATGGCTTCTAAGGGTGGTGTAGGATTTGAACTGAATCTTGATAATGTCCCTCAACGTGAAGAGAATATGACACCATATGAAATGTGTCTCTCAGAATCACAAGAACGTATGCTTATGGTTCTAAAACCGGGCCGTGAAGAGATGGCAAAAGCAATATTTGAAAAATGGGAACTAGATTTTGCCGTGATAGGTGAAATTACAGACACTGGAAAGCTGACCTTAACTTTCGGTGGAGAGATTGTTGGTGATATGCCGATCAATTCTCTTGTAGAAGACGCCCCTGAATACGAGCGTCCTTATGTGGCGACTGAGGATCGTGGCTATGCAGATGTTGCAGCGCCTGCGGATCTTCAAGCGTCTGTAATGAAGATGCTATCGTCAGAGCATTTATGTTCGCGTCGCTGGATTTGGGAACAGTATGATCACATGGTCATGGGTGATACAATCCAACGCCCTGGTGGAGATGCGGCAGTTGTTCGTGTTCACGGAACAGAAAAAGCACTGGCCATTTCTACAGACGTAACGCCTCGCTATTGTTATGCAAACCCTGTTGAGGGCGGCCGTCAAGCAGTTGCAGAAACATGGCGTAATATTACAGCAGTTGGTGGCACACCCTTAGCCATTACAAATTGTTTGAATTTTGGCAATCCAGAGCGCCCAGATATCATGGGACAATTTGTCGGCTGCCTTGAAGGGATGGGTGAAGCCTGTCTTGCACTTGATTACCCAATTGTTTCAGGAAATGTATCCTTATATAACGAAACAAACGGGGTCGGCATCAATCCTACCCCAGCTATCGGCGGTGTAGGCGTTATGGCCGACAGTGAAAAAATGGCAACGGTTGCCTTTAAAGAGGAAGACCAGACAATTCTTCTGATTGGCGAGACGAAAGATGAATGCGGGGCAACCCTTTACCAGAAATATATTCTGGGTGAAGATAAAGGAAATCCACCTCATGTTAATCTCGTTGTTGAGCGCCTTCACGGTGATTTCGTTCGTAGTTTGATTGAGACAGAACAGACAAATACAGTTCACGACTTGTCTGATGGTGGCTTAATCGCTGCCCTTGCAGATATGTGTGTCGCGGGACGTTTAGGGGCCGAGGTGGCTCTTGAAGGTGACTTAGACTTGCATAAAATGCTCTTTAGCGAAACGCAGGCCCGGTATCTTGTGGCAGCCGATAATGAATCGGCAGAAATTATTCGTCGTAATGCCGAAGAAGCAGAAATTCCAGTGGCTGTTATTGGATCCACAGGGGGTGAGGCTTTATCCGTAAATGGTCTAGAATTCACAGTACAAGACCTTGTATCAGCCAGTGAGAATTGGTTCCCTGAGTATATGGGACCTGAGGCTGCGGAATAA
- the purQ gene encoding phosphoribosylformylglycinamidine synthase subunit PurQ gives MKSAVIVFPGSNCDRDMAVALEKITGTKPAMVWHQETDFETVDFIALPGGFSYGDYLRCGAMSARSNIMKEVVKRAQAGVPTFGVCNGFQILTETGLLPGALMRNAGLDFVCKDVTLVVDNAETAFTSEYHAGQEITIPVAHHDGNYFADTETLDRVEGEGQVAFRYAEDINGSQRLIAGVLNDKKNVLGMMPHPERMIEPALGGTDGRIMFESVLNTIG, from the coding sequence ATGAAATCAGCAGTAATTGTATTCCCAGGGTCTAACTGCGACCGGGATATGGCTGTTGCCCTAGAGAAAATCACAGGGACGAAGCCTGCCATGGTATGGCATCAGGAAACCGACTTTGAGACCGTAGATTTTATCGCCCTACCCGGCGGTTTTTCATATGGTGATTATCTAAGGTGTGGTGCCATGTCCGCCAGAAGTAACATCATGAAGGAAGTTGTCAAACGTGCACAAGCTGGCGTGCCAACTTTTGGTGTTTGTAATGGATTTCAAATTCTGACAGAGACTGGCTTATTGCCTGGGGCATTAATGCGCAATGCTGGGTTGGATTTTGTTTGTAAAGACGTGACTTTGGTAGTGGATAATGCTGAAACTGCCTTTACATCTGAGTATCACGCAGGGCAAGAAATCACAATTCCAGTAGCTCATCATGACGGCAATTATTTTGCGGATACAGAAACTCTGGACCGTGTTGAAGGTGAAGGTCAAGTGGCTTTTCGATATGCTGAAGACATTAATGGGTCTCAGCGCCTCATAGCAGGTGTTCTGAATGACAAAAAGAATGTTCTCGGTATGATGCCTCACCCAGAGCGGATGATCGAGCCTGCCCTCGGTGGAACTGATGGCCGTATCATGTTTGAATCAGTTCTAAACACAATCGGATAA
- the purS gene encoding phosphoribosylformylglycinamidine synthase subunit PurS gives MKAKIHVTLKNGVLDPQGKAIEHALGNMGFGGVDAARQGKYIELDLQETNETAAMASVKDMCEKLIANTVIENYSIELEA, from the coding sequence ATGAAAGCTAAAATTCACGTAACTCTTAAAAACGGCGTACTTGATCCTCAAGGAAAAGCCATTGAGCATGCTCTCGGTAATATGGGCTTTGGGGGTGTTGATGCAGCGCGCCAAGGTAAATATATTGAATTGGACCTTCAGGAAACCAATGAAACAGCAGCAATGGCTTCGGTGAAAGACATGTGTGAGAAGCTTATTGCGAATACTGTGATTGAAAACTACAGCATAGAGCTGGAGGCTTAA
- the purC gene encoding phosphoribosylaminoimidazolesuccinocarboxamide synthase — translation MSRQNKIYEGKAKVLFKGPEDNTIVQYFKDDATAFNAEKRGTLSGKGVINNHISDHIFTSLERIGVPTHFIERLNPREQLIKACEIIPVEVIVRNTAAGSICKRLGLIEGEPLSETLVEFCYKSDEYGDPVISADHAVILGWATEEELEEMKYLTLRINDFLQGLFTANGINLIDFKLEFGRHFISEDEYEVILADEISPDGCRLWDAETNEKLDKDRFRRDLGGEMEAYLEVAKRLGVKFDVDPLTIPDDLER, via the coding sequence ATGTCTCGCCAAAACAAGATTTATGAAGGTAAGGCCAAAGTTCTCTTTAAAGGCCCTGAAGACAATACCATTGTCCAATACTTCAAAGATGATGCCACAGCATTTAACGCTGAAAAACGTGGTACACTCTCTGGTAAGGGTGTTATCAATAACCACATATCAGATCATATTTTCACTTCTCTGGAGCGTATTGGTGTCCCTACTCACTTTATTGAGCGCCTTAATCCGAGAGAGCAGCTGATCAAAGCTTGCGAAATTATTCCTGTCGAGGTGATAGTCAGAAATACAGCCGCAGGATCCATCTGTAAGCGTTTAGGCCTTATTGAAGGGGAACCCCTTTCAGAAACACTTGTGGAATTTTGCTATAAATCAGATGAATATGGCGACCCTGTTATTTCAGCTGATCATGCCGTTATCTTGGGCTGGGCTACAGAAGAAGAACTGGAAGAGATGAAATACCTCACCTTGCGTATCAATGACTTCTTGCAAGGCCTCTTTACAGCAAATGGCATTAATCTTATTGACTTCAAACTTGAATTTGGTCGCCATTTTATTTCTGAAGATGAATATGAAGTAATCCTTGCCGATGAGATTAGTCCTGATGGCTGTCGCCTTTGGGATGCAGAAACGAATGAAAAACTGGATAAGGACCGTTTTCGCCGTGATTTAGGCGGTGAGATGGAAGCCTATCTTGAAGTTGCGAAACGACTGGGTGTTAAATTTGATGTTGACCCCCTCACGATACCCGATGATTTAGAACGATAA
- a CDS encoding DUF1476 domain-containing protein, producing MTTFDAREKAFEDKFAHDQEMLFKAEARRNKLAGEWAGRKLGKSGDDLETYIKSVIIADLEEAGHDDVKRKIHADFVTNSLDISEHRIDKKLTDLLTEAKHQIMNGL from the coding sequence ATGACGACTTTTGATGCCCGAGAAAAGGCTTTTGAAGATAAATTTGCACACGACCAGGAAATGCTTTTTAAGGCTGAGGCACGCAGAAACAAACTTGCAGGTGAGTGGGCTGGCCGTAAACTTGGAAAAAGCGGGGATGACTTAGAAACTTATATTAAATCTGTTATCATCGCCGATCTAGAAGAAGCAGGGCATGATGACGTAAAACGAAAGATCCATGCTGATTTCGTCACGAATAGTCTAGATATATCCGAACACCGCATCGATAAAAAGCTCACTGATCTTTTAACAGAAGCGAAACATCAGATCATGAATGGCCTCTAA
- a CDS encoding hemolysin family protein yields the protein MSLLISYLLLALLVSCFCSVAEAVLLSVRPTYVEALKQEGSRSAPILDHLLSNLDRPLAAILTANTIAHTIGAAGVGAQASVVFGSEYLGITSAVLTLLILVVSEIIPKTLGATYWQQLAPLFAILIHRLTQLLAPFVWVSSKITNLLSGGKVHGATFTRAEMAAMVEIGAKEGMLEDKELKIVQNLLKLKKLSVRVIMTPRPVVFSLPSEMTVQEYFSAHEERPFSRIPIYEGSQDDITGYILRTDLLIAQAKDNFSTKLEAYKRSFLIMPDSVSASHAYDRLMHEKCHIALVVDEYGTVQGLVSLEDIIETLIGLEITDESDTVEDMQTLAHQRWRSRMESIGIDPDSISPSPNLTSEE from the coding sequence ATGTCATTATTGATCTCATATTTGTTGCTTGCTTTGCTTGTATCCTGTTTTTGCTCTGTAGCTGAGGCTGTGCTTCTCTCTGTGCGGCCAACATATGTTGAAGCCTTGAAACAAGAGGGTAGTCGTAGTGCACCTATTCTCGATCACTTACTAAGTAATTTAGACCGCCCTCTTGCAGCGATCCTTACAGCAAATACAATCGCACATACTATTGGCGCCGCAGGGGTTGGAGCTCAAGCTTCGGTGGTTTTTGGAAGTGAATATCTGGGGATCACATCAGCAGTTTTGACTTTACTCATTCTCGTTGTCTCAGAAATTATTCCCAAAACCCTTGGTGCAACCTACTGGCAACAACTAGCGCCTCTATTTGCTATTCTTATTCATAGGTTAACGCAATTGTTAGCTCCTTTTGTGTGGGTTTCATCAAAAATAACAAACCTTCTTTCTGGCGGTAAGGTCCACGGAGCCACCTTCACACGAGCAGAAATGGCAGCCATGGTTGAAATAGGCGCTAAAGAAGGAATGCTTGAAGATAAAGAATTAAAAATTGTTCAGAACTTATTGAAATTAAAGAAACTATCAGTTCGCGTTATTATGACTCCGCGCCCAGTGGTTTTCTCATTACCTTCAGAAATGACTGTTCAAGAGTATTTTTCAGCCCATGAAGAGCGCCCTTTTTCTCGCATTCCTATTTATGAAGGCAGTCAGGATGATATAACCGGTTATATTCTCAGAACAGATCTTCTCATCGCACAGGCAAAAGACAATTTCTCTACCAAACTTGAAGCGTATAAGCGGTCATTTTTAATCATGCCTGATAGTGTGTCTGCCTCTCATGCCTATGATCGATTAATGCATGAAAAATGTCATATTGCTCTGGTCGTAGATGAATATGGCACGGTTCAAGGCCTTGTATCCCTAGAAGACATTATTGAAACGCTTATAGGTCTAGAGATAACGGACGAATCTGATACTGTCGAGGATATGCAAACTCTTGCCCATCAGCGCTGGCGATCGAGAATGGAGTCTATTGGTATCGATCCGGATAGTATCTCTCCTTCCCCTAACTTAACTTCAGAAGAATGA
- the tyrS gene encoding tyrosine--tRNA ligase, whose translation MSTIKSDFLNIMQSRGYIHQVTDLEGLDAKLMEGPQTAYIGFDATADSLHIGSLVQIMMLRWFQKCGHKPIALMGGGTTKVGDPSGKDESRQLLTEEKIQSNIQGIRSVFDQLLSFGDGKTDAVMVNNDDWLSGLHYIELLRDVGPHFTINRMMTFDSVKLRLDREQPLTFLEFNYMILQAYDFMELAKRHGCLLQMGGSDQWGNIVNGMELSRRMISKQLFGLTTPLITTADGKKMGKTADGAVWLNEDKKSSYDYWQFWRNTQDADVGKFLRLFTELPLDEVEKLEALQGQEINEAKIILANEATSLCRGTEAAVRAAETAKKTFSGNAAAAELPTFTADLETGVPVIEIFKLVGFGASNGEIRRLIKGGGAKINDQRVADETVIITSAHLDGNTVKVSSGKKKHALVKQG comes from the coding sequence ATGAGTACGATCAAATCTGATTTTCTAAATATTATGCAATCGCGTGGCTATATTCATCAGGTCACAGACCTTGAAGGTTTAGACGCAAAACTGATGGAAGGACCGCAGACGGCCTATATTGGATTTGATGCAACGGCAGACAGTTTACACATTGGTTCATTGGTGCAGATCATGATGCTCAGATGGTTTCAAAAATGCGGTCATAAGCCCATAGCCTTGATGGGCGGTGGCACGACAAAGGTAGGTGACCCATCTGGTAAGGATGAAAGTCGTCAGTTGTTAACAGAAGAAAAAATTCAATCCAACATTCAAGGAATTCGCTCCGTCTTTGATCAGTTGCTTTCTTTTGGCGATGGGAAAACAGATGCTGTGATGGTCAACAACGATGATTGGTTAAGTGGCCTGCACTATATCGAATTATTAAGAGATGTTGGTCCTCATTTTACCATTAACCGGATGATGACCTTTGATAGTGTTAAGTTGCGCCTCGATCGAGAACAGCCGCTGACATTCTTAGAATTCAATTATATGATCCTTCAAGCTTATGACTTTATGGAGCTCGCAAAACGTCATGGGTGTCTTTTACAGATGGGTGGCTCTGATCAGTGGGGCAATATTGTGAACGGGATGGAACTTTCCCGGCGGATGATTAGTAAGCAGCTATTTGGTTTAACAACACCCCTGATTACTACGGCTGATGGTAAGAAGATGGGTAAAACCGCAGATGGGGCTGTTTGGCTTAATGAAGATAAGAAATCATCCTATGACTACTGGCAGTTCTGGCGTAATACCCAAGATGCAGATGTGGGTAAATTCTTACGCCTCTTCACTGAACTCCCCTTGGATGAAGTTGAAAAGTTAGAAGCGCTTCAGGGTCAAGAAATTAATGAGGCCAAGATTATACTAGCGAATGAAGCAACAAGTTTATGTCGTGGCACAGAAGCGGCTGTTCGAGCTGCTGAAACTGCAAAGAAAACATTTTCTGGTAACGCTGCTGCTGCAGAGTTACCTACCTTTACTGCTGATCTCGAAACAGGTGTACCTGTTATTGAAATTTTTAAACTTGTAGGGTTTGGTGCCTCAAACGGTGAGATCAGACGCCTGATCAAAGGAGGCGGTGCTAAGATTAATGATCAAAGAGTGGCAGACGAAACAGTCATCATTACATCCGCGCATCTTGATGGGAATACTGTTAAAGTTTCTTCAGGTAAGAAGAAACACGCTTTGGTTAAGCAGGGATAA
- a CDS encoding anhydro-N-acetylmuramic acid kinase — MSSLGESGERKTAIGLMSGTSMDGIDAAYIVSDGVSVEKIGPSISIPMPEALQDTIRTVMNRATNATSRNDPIPDLESLSHEITVLHAKAVQTLLTTYDLDPRSIDMIGFHGQTITHKPEKGWTWQIGCGQTLANLTGIPVINDFRSNDMKHGGEGAPLVPVYHAALLKNSKDDEKARAILNLGGVANVTWVKWTGNSVDLLAFDTGPANALSNDWAREHTGQRYDKDGNLAAQGTTHEDVLMGLMASPYFDEHPPKSLDRDDFTISSLRGLNATDGASTLIDFTVEAIVSAQSHFPESVAAWYVCGGGVHNRTMMRRLRKHIPVMIDPVDAMGWNSDSLEAEAFAFLAIRSQRNLPLSFPETTGTSEAVTGGVYYSPLT; from the coding sequence ATGTCATCTTTGGGCGAATCAGGTGAACGAAAGACAGCAATAGGACTTATGAGCGGAACTTCAATGGACGGCATTGATGCCGCCTATATTGTCTCTGACGGTGTTAGCGTAGAAAAGATAGGCCCTTCCATTTCCATACCTATGCCTGAAGCACTACAGGATACAATTCGAACTGTCATGAACCGAGCGACAAACGCTACTTCGAGAAATGATCCAATTCCAGACTTAGAGAGTCTCTCCCATGAAATCACAGTGTTGCATGCAAAAGCGGTTCAAACCTTACTAACTACCTACGACCTTGACCCGCGCTCTATCGACATGATCGGTTTTCACGGACAAACAATCACGCATAAACCTGAAAAGGGCTGGACATGGCAAATAGGGTGCGGACAAACATTAGCCAATTTGACCGGCATTCCTGTGATAAATGACTTTAGAAGTAACGACATGAAGCACGGCGGGGAAGGCGCGCCTCTTGTACCTGTCTACCATGCAGCATTACTGAAAAACTCAAAAGATGATGAAAAAGCAAGAGCCATACTAAATTTAGGCGGCGTCGCAAATGTAACCTGGGTGAAGTGGACTGGAAATTCAGTCGACCTATTGGCTTTTGATACAGGCCCAGCGAATGCTCTCTCCAATGACTGGGCTAGAGAACATACTGGGCAACGGTATGACAAAGATGGTAACCTGGCAGCGCAGGGCACAACCCATGAAGATGTCCTTATGGGCTTAATGGCCTCTCCTTATTTTGATGAACACCCCCCTAAATCTCTAGATAGAGATGATTTTACCATCTCTTCCTTAAGGGGACTCAATGCAACAGATGGAGCCTCCACTCTGATTGACTTTACTGTTGAGGCAATTGTTTCAGCTCAAAGTCACTTCCCTGAGTCTGTCGCGGCTTGGTATGTTTGTGGGGGCGGTGTCCATAATAGAACCATGATGCGCCGTCTGCGCAAGCATATCCCGGTCATGATTGATCCCGTTGATGCTATGGGCTGGAATAGTGATAGCCTTGAAGCGGAAGCCTTTGCTTTTCTGGCCATTCGTTCACAAAGAAATTTACCTTTATCATTCCCTGAAACAACAGGGACTTCAGAAGCTGTGACAGGTGGAGTATACTATTCACCCCTCACATAA